In Bythopirellula goksoeyrii, a single window of DNA contains:
- a CDS encoding FecR domain-containing protein, protein MLDSPDNTNSIEIDQSTVRELHDLCTRLYDQVISEKELKRFNDLLDSRRSARSFYLRYVSLHSMLLTSAGKQERIEAEALSRHVAVSAQTDQPEFPVFLARKQGSGVAADRFESRKSASFLWLAIVASLLVAITAVVWTVRSSHQIDSVAKNKHDSPSLRKEGLAEQTTPVARLSYVSPAIHWQGDMTIEQGSAVSSGSRLCLTEGDIELTYSSGSKLLLIGPADFHVDATGGKLCRGGLVAAITEGGHGFTVNTPNGKVVDLGTEFGVVVDDFGVSEVSVFQGKVEAFPQGSGSKQEKYELTKGRGLQWDQDKLVPLDSDLRRFASSVLDRSRQGTQSPGQEALVDRFRKSRLDPERWKSLGDVVPSDSGLQMLGSAAGNSRPYLIAANQLDPAQGSITITCDFRFSDLDPGDKPSFAILTRSEDQRGSAPEPWANTLASCVRSSFGFVADSGDDLLQTGVKLESDRELSGVSWSSFLKPMPDTPYRVVMRDDGVNVSFTVSLRDDSSTARTVTCRSLFRGMANYIALEGSSTGTTLIEHVEISQDRSTSPLTSYADFSSLILDGGEQRRLELQLLAELAPADATLVLRDDFASRDLDMNSWSSLGDVVVSSGGLQIGLPNAASHIDTWKPRPYLLTRKPLDPTAGTLTILGKITFSENFLAGYGASFAVMTRADNQLGRGPGWENSVLRRGVRANFWPAAWDTEHGLEIHEKPDVNTIRLLATQGFPVDPQTRSYLFRVIDDGDSIIMTVYDPSRTDTSETIASLASSSLREGFIGFESSWGSPVMLDDVRVYQSPRSAQNVSTTDDE, encoded by the coding sequence GTGCTAGACTCCCCTGACAACACGAACTCAATCGAGATTGACCAATCGACGGTGCGCGAACTGCATGACCTCTGTACGCGCTTGTACGATCAAGTGATCTCTGAAAAAGAGCTCAAGCGCTTCAACGACTTGCTCGATTCTCGGCGGTCGGCGCGGAGCTTCTATCTGCGCTACGTGTCGCTCCACAGCATGTTATTGACGAGCGCTGGCAAGCAAGAACGTATCGAAGCGGAAGCACTCAGCCGCCACGTTGCAGTGTCCGCGCAGACGGACCAACCAGAATTCCCTGTTTTCCTTGCGAGGAAACAAGGTTCTGGAGTTGCGGCGGATAGGTTTGAATCCCGAAAGTCGGCATCGTTTCTTTGGTTAGCAATCGTGGCTTCCTTGCTGGTTGCCATTACGGCTGTGGTCTGGACCGTCCGCAGTTCACACCAGATAGACTCCGTTGCGAAGAACAAGCACGATTCTCCGTCACTTAGAAAAGAGGGGCTTGCTGAGCAGACGACTCCGGTGGCCCGTTTGAGCTACGTCTCACCTGCGATCCACTGGCAGGGAGACATGACTATCGAGCAGGGTTCGGCAGTTTCTAGTGGGAGCCGACTCTGCCTGACGGAAGGGGATATCGAACTGACCTATAGTAGCGGATCGAAACTGCTATTGATCGGCCCAGCCGATTTTCATGTGGATGCAACCGGAGGCAAGCTTTGTCGGGGAGGGTTAGTCGCGGCGATCACGGAAGGTGGCCATGGATTTACCGTCAACACTCCCAACGGAAAAGTCGTCGATCTTGGCACAGAGTTTGGCGTCGTTGTGGATGACTTTGGCGTATCCGAGGTGAGTGTCTTCCAGGGCAAGGTCGAAGCCTTCCCGCAGGGGAGCGGCAGCAAGCAGGAGAAGTACGAACTCACCAAGGGGCGTGGATTGCAGTGGGATCAGGACAAGCTTGTACCACTTGATTCGGATCTTAGGCGATTCGCCTCCTCGGTTTTGGATCGCTCTAGGCAAGGTACACAGTCACCTGGTCAAGAGGCGTTGGTTGACCGATTCCGCAAGTCTAGGCTCGATCCCGAGCGGTGGAAATCGCTGGGCGATGTCGTTCCTTCCGATTCCGGCCTGCAAATGCTAGGCAGTGCTGCAGGCAACTCACGACCTTATTTGATTGCTGCGAATCAGTTGGATCCTGCTCAAGGATCGATCACCATTACTTGCGATTTTCGTTTCAGCGATCTTGATCCCGGGGACAAACCTTCTTTTGCGATCTTGACTCGCAGTGAAGACCAGCGAGGGTCGGCACCAGAGCCGTGGGCAAATACACTCGCATCGTGTGTTCGTAGTAGCTTTGGGTTTGTTGCCGATTCAGGAGATGACTTGCTGCAAACTGGCGTCAAGCTGGAGAGTGATCGCGAATTGAGCGGGGTTTCGTGGAGCAGTTTCTTGAAGCCAATGCCTGACACTCCCTATCGAGTTGTCATGCGTGATGATGGGGTCAATGTGTCGTTCACGGTCTCACTTCGCGATGATTCATCCACCGCCCGCACGGTAACTTGCCGGTCCTTGTTTAGAGGAATGGCTAATTATATCGCTCTCGAAGGTTCAAGTACTGGTACGACATTGATCGAACATGTGGAGATCTCTCAGGACCGTTCGACCTCTCCACTTACCAGCTACGCCGACTTCTCATCGCTGATTCTCGATGGTGGTGAGCAACGCAGATTGGAACTGCAGTTGCTCGCTGAGTTGGCTCCTGCGGATGCCACTTTGGTGTTGCGAGATGATTTTGCTTCGCGTGACCTTGACATGAACTCCTGGAGTTCGCTGGGCGATGTTGTTGTCAGCTCGGGTGGCCTTCAGATTGGGTTGCCGAACGCAGCATCCCACATTGACACATGGAAGCCACGGCCCTATCTGCTGACACGCAAACCACTCGATCCGACAGCGGGCACGCTAACGATCCTTGGCAAGATTACCTTCTCTGAGAATTTCCTCGCCGGCTATGGGGCTTCTTTTGCTGTTATGACCCGCGCCGACAACCAACTTGGCCGTGGCCCGGGTTGGGAGAACTCTGTCTTGCGGCGTGGTGTTCGCGCAAATTTCTGGCCCGCTGCGTGGGATACAGAACATGGTCTGGAAATCCATGAAAAGCCTGATGTTAATACCATCAGGCTCCTAGCCACCCAAGGATTTCCAGTGGATCCTCAGACGCGTTCCTACTTATTTCGAGTCATCGACGACGGCGATTCGATCATCATGACAGTTTATGACCCGAGTCGAACAGATACTTCCGAGACGATAGCGTCCTTAGCTAGTTCAAGCCTTCGTGAAGGATTCATTGGTTTTGAGAGCTCATGGGGATCACCCGTCATGCTCGATGACGTGCGAGTCTATCAATCCCCGCGGAGCGCCCAGAATGTGTCCACGACAGACGATGAATAA
- a CDS encoding sigma-70 family RNA polymerase sigma factor, with the protein MENSDTSPELPESMSSERMAEFVDLYSQYYPRLQYYLMALLPTSNDAADVLQETSLVLWKKFGSFETGTNFLAWACKIARLQALKHYERSSRAAKLFDTSVMEKLAVDAMDSAESTTIPLEVLEKCMDRLSYFDQTLIRRRYEPNSSVNMLAKEIGRSANSLSKSLGRIRRALLACIERTIPQEW; encoded by the coding sequence ATGGAAAACTCTGACACTTCGCCAGAATTACCTGAATCCATGAGCTCAGAGCGAATGGCGGAGTTCGTCGATTTGTACTCCCAGTACTACCCCCGACTCCAATATTACCTGATGGCCCTCTTGCCTACGTCGAACGACGCAGCCGACGTACTGCAAGAGACAAGCCTCGTGCTGTGGAAAAAGTTTGGTTCGTTTGAGACCGGCACAAATTTCCTGGCTTGGGCATGTAAAATCGCCCGCTTGCAGGCACTAAAACACTATGAACGCTCAAGCCGGGCCGCCAAGCTGTTTGACACCAGCGTGATGGAAAAACTAGCGGTGGATGCGATGGATTCGGCGGAGAGTACGACAATACCTTTGGAAGTGCTGGAAAAGTGTATGGATAGACTTTCGTACTTCGATCAAACGTTGATTCGTCGGCGCTACGAACCCAATAGCAGCGTAAATATGCTTGCTAAGGAGATAGGACGTTCTGCGAACTCGCTGTCGAAGTCATTAGGTAGAATTCGACGCGCGTTGCTCGCTTGTATTGAACGAACAATCCCACAAGAGTGGTAG